From a region of the Syngnathoides biaculeatus isolate LvHL_M chromosome 2, ASM1980259v1, whole genome shotgun sequence genome:
- the mmp23ba gene encoding matrix metalloproteinase-23 isoform X5, with product MHEAYTTVLLIGMRKEAHSQVLHLSRNKRYTLTPEKLKWDKFKLTYKLLSYPTNLINATDTRRGIAKAFSMWSDVSPFSFREVPADQEADIKIGFYPVNHTDCLQSYLHHCFDGITGELAHAFFPPTGEIHFDDHEYWILGNMRFSWKKGVWLTDLVHVATHEIGHVLGLMHSRDSKAIMHLNATLTGRKLITQDEVWGLHRLYGCLDRFFICPAWARKGYCESKRKLMQKHCPSSCDFCYEFPFPTVAPTQTPPRTKHKFVVEGKKLTFRCGKKIASKKGKVFWYKDGELLEFSHPNYISLKNDHIVIVANAINEGTYTCIVKKKDKVLTKYSWRVRVRF from the exons atgcatg AAGCTTACACCACCGTGTTGCTCATCGGAATGCGCAAAGAGGCCCACTCGCAAGTGCTGCACCTCTCTAGGAACAAGCGCTACACCCTCACTCCAGAGAAGCTCAAATGGGACAAGTTCAAGCTCACATACAA gttgCTATCCTACCCTACAAACTTGATCAATGCCACGGACACACGTCGAGGCATCGCCAAGGCTTTCAGCATGTGGAGCGACGTCTCGCCCTTCAGCTTCCGAGAGGTGCCAGCGGACCAGGAGGCGGACATTAAGATTG gcttcTACCCAGTCAACCACACCGACTGTCTGCAGTCCTACTTGCACCACTGTTTCGATGGAATCACGGGAGAATTGGCGCATGCATTTTTCCCGCCGACGGGTGAGATCCACTTCGACGATCACGAATACTGGATTCTGGGGAACATGCGCTTCAGCTGGAAGAAAG GGGTGTGGCTCACAGATCTCGTCCACGTGGCAACACATGAGATAGGCCACGTGCTGGGACTAATGCACTCCAGGGACTCGAAAGCGATTATGCACCTGAACGCAACACTGACTGGCCGCAAGCTCATCACGCAGGACGAGGTGTGGGGTTTGCATCGTCTCTATG GATGTTTGGACCGGTTCTTCATCTGTCCTGCATGGGCTCGGAAAGGCTATTGTGAAAGCAAGCGCAAGCTGATGCAGAAGCACTGCCCCTCCAGCTGTGATTTCTGTTACG AATTCCCTTTCCCAACTGTGGCTCCGACTCAGACACCCCCAAGGACCAAACACAAGTTTGTGGTTGAGGGGAAAAAGCTGACGTTCcgctgtgggaaaaaaatagcatcgAAGAAAGGCAAAGTATT CTGGTACAAGGACGGCGAGCTTCTGGAGTTCTCGCACCCAAACTACATCTCTCTGAAAAACGACCACATCGTTATCGTGGCCAACGCCATAAACGAGGGCACATACACCTGTATCGTGAAAAAGAAGGACAAAGTTCTCACCAAATACTCATGGAGGGTGCGTGTGCGATTCTGA
- the mmp23ba gene encoding matrix metalloproteinase-23 isoform X6, producing the protein MRKEAHSQVLHLSRNKRYTLTPEKLKWDKFKLTYKLLSYPTNLINATDTRRGIAKAFSMWSDVSPFSFREVPADQEADIKIGFYPVNHTDCLQSYLHHCFDGITGELAHAFFPPTGEIHFDDHEYWILGNMRFSWKKGVWLTDLVHVATHEIGHVLGLMHSRDSKAIMHLNATLTGRKLITQDEVWGLHRLYGCLDRFFICPAWARKGYCESKRKLMQKHCPSSCDFCYEFPFPTVAPTQTPPRTKHKFVVEGKKLTFRCGKKIASKKGKVFWYKDGELLEFSHPNYISLKNDHIVIVANAINEGTYTCIVKKKDKVLTKYSWRVRVRF; encoded by the exons ATGCGCAAAGAGGCCCACTCGCAAGTGCTGCACCTCTCTAGGAACAAGCGCTACACCCTCACTCCAGAGAAGCTCAAATGGGACAAGTTCAAGCTCACATACAA gttgCTATCCTACCCTACAAACTTGATCAATGCCACGGACACACGTCGAGGCATCGCCAAGGCTTTCAGCATGTGGAGCGACGTCTCGCCCTTCAGCTTCCGAGAGGTGCCAGCGGACCAGGAGGCGGACATTAAGATTG gcttcTACCCAGTCAACCACACCGACTGTCTGCAGTCCTACTTGCACCACTGTTTCGATGGAATCACGGGAGAATTGGCGCATGCATTTTTCCCGCCGACGGGTGAGATCCACTTCGACGATCACGAATACTGGATTCTGGGGAACATGCGCTTCAGCTGGAAGAAAG GGGTGTGGCTCACAGATCTCGTCCACGTGGCAACACATGAGATAGGCCACGTGCTGGGACTAATGCACTCCAGGGACTCGAAAGCGATTATGCACCTGAACGCAACACTGACTGGCCGCAAGCTCATCACGCAGGACGAGGTGTGGGGTTTGCATCGTCTCTATG GATGTTTGGACCGGTTCTTCATCTGTCCTGCATGGGCTCGGAAAGGCTATTGTGAAAGCAAGCGCAAGCTGATGCAGAAGCACTGCCCCTCCAGCTGTGATTTCTGTTACG AATTCCCTTTCCCAACTGTGGCTCCGACTCAGACACCCCCAAGGACCAAACACAAGTTTGTGGTTGAGGGGAAAAAGCTGACGTTCcgctgtgggaaaaaaatagcatcgAAGAAAGGCAAAGTATT CTGGTACAAGGACGGCGAGCTTCTGGAGTTCTCGCACCCAAACTACATCTCTCTGAAAAACGACCACATCGTTATCGTGGCCAACGCCATAAACGAGGGCACATACACCTGTATCGTGAAAAAGAAGGACAAAGTTCTCACCAAATACTCATGGAGGGTGCGTGTGCGATTCTGA
- the mmp23ba gene encoding matrix metalloproteinase-23 isoform X3 encodes MDRSATSVSRGCHSTAAAAMGGSCPSKWGWGPLLAAALLSLLLGEMPRSAAFPSWRTEVCRGNRPALPSMEEAYTTVLLIGMRKEAHSQVLHLSRNKRYTLTPEKLKWDKFKLTYKLLSYPTNLINATDTRRGIAKAFSMWSDVSPFSFREVPADQEADIKIGFYPVNHTDCLQSYLHHCFDGITGELAHAFFPPTGEIHFDDHEYWILGNMRFSWKKGVWLTDLVHVATHEIGHVLGLMHSRDSKAIMHLNATLTGRKLITQDEVWGLHRLYEFPFPTVAPTQTPPRTKHKFVVEGKKLTFRCGKKIASKKGKVFWYKDGELLEFSHPNYISLKNDHIVIVANAINEGTYTCIVKKKDKVLTKYSWRVRVRF; translated from the exons ATGGACCGCTCTGCGACATCAGTCTCCCGGGGGTGCCACAGCACCGCCGCGGCGGCCATGGGGGGGAGCTGTCCGAgcaagtgggggtgggggcctcTGCTGGCGGCTGCGCTGCTCAGCCTCCTGCTCGGAGAGATGCCCCGGAGCGCCGCGTTCCCCTCGTGGAGGACCGAGGTATGCCGAGGGAACCGGCCTGCACTGCCCTCCATG GAAGAAGCTTACACCACCGTGTTGCTCATCGGAATGCGCAAAGAGGCCCACTCGCAAGTGCTGCACCTCTCTAGGAACAAGCGCTACACCCTCACTCCAGAGAAGCTCAAATGGGACAAGTTCAAGCTCACATACAA gttgCTATCCTACCCTACAAACTTGATCAATGCCACGGACACACGTCGAGGCATCGCCAAGGCTTTCAGCATGTGGAGCGACGTCTCGCCCTTCAGCTTCCGAGAGGTGCCAGCGGACCAGGAGGCGGACATTAAGATTG gcttcTACCCAGTCAACCACACCGACTGTCTGCAGTCCTACTTGCACCACTGTTTCGATGGAATCACGGGAGAATTGGCGCATGCATTTTTCCCGCCGACGGGTGAGATCCACTTCGACGATCACGAATACTGGATTCTGGGGAACATGCGCTTCAGCTGGAAGAAAG GGGTGTGGCTCACAGATCTCGTCCACGTGGCAACACATGAGATAGGCCACGTGCTGGGACTAATGCACTCCAGGGACTCGAAAGCGATTATGCACCTGAACGCAACACTGACTGGCCGCAAGCTCATCACGCAGGACGAGGTGTGGGGTTTGCATCGTCTCTATG AATTCCCTTTCCCAACTGTGGCTCCGACTCAGACACCCCCAAGGACCAAACACAAGTTTGTGGTTGAGGGGAAAAAGCTGACGTTCcgctgtgggaaaaaaatagcatcgAAGAAAGGCAAAGTATT CTGGTACAAGGACGGCGAGCTTCTGGAGTTCTCGCACCCAAACTACATCTCTCTGAAAAACGACCACATCGTTATCGTGGCCAACGCCATAAACGAGGGCACATACACCTGTATCGTGAAAAAGAAGGACAAAGTTCTCACCAAATACTCATGGAGGGTGCGTGTGCGATTCTGA
- the mmp23ba gene encoding matrix metalloproteinase-23 isoform X1, whose amino-acid sequence MDRSATSVSRGCHSTAAAAMGGSCPSKWGWGPLLAAALLSLLLGEMPRSAAFPSWRTEVCRGNRPALPSMEEAYTTVLLIGMRKEAHSQVLHLSRNKRYTLTPEKLKWDKFKLTYKLLSYPTNLINATDTRRGIAKAFSMWSDVSPFSFREVPADQEADIKIGFYPVNHTDCLQSYLHHCFDGITGELAHAFFPPTGEIHFDDHEYWILGNMRFSWKKGVWLTDLVHVATHEIGHVLGLMHSRDSKAIMHLNATLTGRKLITQDEVWGLHRLYGCLDRFFICPAWARKGYCESKRKLMQKHCPSSCDFCYEFPFPTVAPTQTPPRTKHKFVVEGKKLTFRCGKKIASKKGKVFWYKDGELLEFSHPNYISLKNDHIVIVANAINEGTYTCIVKKKDKVLTKYSWRVRVRF is encoded by the exons ATGGACCGCTCTGCGACATCAGTCTCCCGGGGGTGCCACAGCACCGCCGCGGCGGCCATGGGGGGGAGCTGTCCGAgcaagtgggggtgggggcctcTGCTGGCGGCTGCGCTGCTCAGCCTCCTGCTCGGAGAGATGCCCCGGAGCGCCGCGTTCCCCTCGTGGAGGACCGAGGTATGCCGAGGGAACCGGCCTGCACTGCCCTCCATG GAAGAAGCTTACACCACCGTGTTGCTCATCGGAATGCGCAAAGAGGCCCACTCGCAAGTGCTGCACCTCTCTAGGAACAAGCGCTACACCCTCACTCCAGAGAAGCTCAAATGGGACAAGTTCAAGCTCACATACAA gttgCTATCCTACCCTACAAACTTGATCAATGCCACGGACACACGTCGAGGCATCGCCAAGGCTTTCAGCATGTGGAGCGACGTCTCGCCCTTCAGCTTCCGAGAGGTGCCAGCGGACCAGGAGGCGGACATTAAGATTG gcttcTACCCAGTCAACCACACCGACTGTCTGCAGTCCTACTTGCACCACTGTTTCGATGGAATCACGGGAGAATTGGCGCATGCATTTTTCCCGCCGACGGGTGAGATCCACTTCGACGATCACGAATACTGGATTCTGGGGAACATGCGCTTCAGCTGGAAGAAAG GGGTGTGGCTCACAGATCTCGTCCACGTGGCAACACATGAGATAGGCCACGTGCTGGGACTAATGCACTCCAGGGACTCGAAAGCGATTATGCACCTGAACGCAACACTGACTGGCCGCAAGCTCATCACGCAGGACGAGGTGTGGGGTTTGCATCGTCTCTATG GATGTTTGGACCGGTTCTTCATCTGTCCTGCATGGGCTCGGAAAGGCTATTGTGAAAGCAAGCGCAAGCTGATGCAGAAGCACTGCCCCTCCAGCTGTGATTTCTGTTACG AATTCCCTTTCCCAACTGTGGCTCCGACTCAGACACCCCCAAGGACCAAACACAAGTTTGTGGTTGAGGGGAAAAAGCTGACGTTCcgctgtgggaaaaaaatagcatcgAAGAAAGGCAAAGTATT CTGGTACAAGGACGGCGAGCTTCTGGAGTTCTCGCACCCAAACTACATCTCTCTGAAAAACGACCACATCGTTATCGTGGCCAACGCCATAAACGAGGGCACATACACCTGTATCGTGAAAAAGAAGGACAAAGTTCTCACCAAATACTCATGGAGGGTGCGTGTGCGATTCTGA
- the mmp23ba gene encoding matrix metalloproteinase-23 isoform X4: protein MPREPACTALHEAYTTVLLIGMRKEAHSQVLHLSRNKRYTLTPEKLKWDKFKLTYKLLSYPTNLINATDTRRGIAKAFSMWSDVSPFSFREVPADQEADIKIGFYPVNHTDCLQSYLHHCFDGITGELAHAFFPPTGEIHFDDHEYWILGNMRFSWKKGVWLTDLVHVATHEIGHVLGLMHSRDSKAIMHLNATLTGRKLITQDEVWGLHRLYGCLDRFFICPAWARKGYCESKRKLMQKHCPSSCDFCYEFPFPTVAPTQTPPRTKHKFVVEGKKLTFRCGKKIASKKGKVFWYKDGELLEFSHPNYISLKNDHIVIVANAINEGTYTCIVKKKDKVLTKYSWRVRVRF from the exons ATGCCGAGGGAACCGGCCTGCACTGCCCTCCATG AAGCTTACACCACCGTGTTGCTCATCGGAATGCGCAAAGAGGCCCACTCGCAAGTGCTGCACCTCTCTAGGAACAAGCGCTACACCCTCACTCCAGAGAAGCTCAAATGGGACAAGTTCAAGCTCACATACAA gttgCTATCCTACCCTACAAACTTGATCAATGCCACGGACACACGTCGAGGCATCGCCAAGGCTTTCAGCATGTGGAGCGACGTCTCGCCCTTCAGCTTCCGAGAGGTGCCAGCGGACCAGGAGGCGGACATTAAGATTG gcttcTACCCAGTCAACCACACCGACTGTCTGCAGTCCTACTTGCACCACTGTTTCGATGGAATCACGGGAGAATTGGCGCATGCATTTTTCCCGCCGACGGGTGAGATCCACTTCGACGATCACGAATACTGGATTCTGGGGAACATGCGCTTCAGCTGGAAGAAAG GGGTGTGGCTCACAGATCTCGTCCACGTGGCAACACATGAGATAGGCCACGTGCTGGGACTAATGCACTCCAGGGACTCGAAAGCGATTATGCACCTGAACGCAACACTGACTGGCCGCAAGCTCATCACGCAGGACGAGGTGTGGGGTTTGCATCGTCTCTATG GATGTTTGGACCGGTTCTTCATCTGTCCTGCATGGGCTCGGAAAGGCTATTGTGAAAGCAAGCGCAAGCTGATGCAGAAGCACTGCCCCTCCAGCTGTGATTTCTGTTACG AATTCCCTTTCCCAACTGTGGCTCCGACTCAGACACCCCCAAGGACCAAACACAAGTTTGTGGTTGAGGGGAAAAAGCTGACGTTCcgctgtgggaaaaaaatagcatcgAAGAAAGGCAAAGTATT CTGGTACAAGGACGGCGAGCTTCTGGAGTTCTCGCACCCAAACTACATCTCTCTGAAAAACGACCACATCGTTATCGTGGCCAACGCCATAAACGAGGGCACATACACCTGTATCGTGAAAAAGAAGGACAAAGTTCTCACCAAATACTCATGGAGGGTGCGTGTGCGATTCTGA
- the mmp23ba gene encoding matrix metalloproteinase-23 isoform X2 has protein sequence MDRSATSVSRGCHSTAAAAMGGSCPSKWGWGPLLAAALLSLLLGEMPRSAAFPSWRTEEEAYTTVLLIGMRKEAHSQVLHLSRNKRYTLTPEKLKWDKFKLTYKLLSYPTNLINATDTRRGIAKAFSMWSDVSPFSFREVPADQEADIKIGFYPVNHTDCLQSYLHHCFDGITGELAHAFFPPTGEIHFDDHEYWILGNMRFSWKKGVWLTDLVHVATHEIGHVLGLMHSRDSKAIMHLNATLTGRKLITQDEVWGLHRLYGCLDRFFICPAWARKGYCESKRKLMQKHCPSSCDFCYEFPFPTVAPTQTPPRTKHKFVVEGKKLTFRCGKKIASKKGKVFWYKDGELLEFSHPNYISLKNDHIVIVANAINEGTYTCIVKKKDKVLTKYSWRVRVRF, from the exons ATGGACCGCTCTGCGACATCAGTCTCCCGGGGGTGCCACAGCACCGCCGCGGCGGCCATGGGGGGGAGCTGTCCGAgcaagtgggggtgggggcctcTGCTGGCGGCTGCGCTGCTCAGCCTCCTGCTCGGAGAGATGCCCCGGAGCGCCGCGTTCCCCTCGTGGAGGACCGAG GAAGAAGCTTACACCACCGTGTTGCTCATCGGAATGCGCAAAGAGGCCCACTCGCAAGTGCTGCACCTCTCTAGGAACAAGCGCTACACCCTCACTCCAGAGAAGCTCAAATGGGACAAGTTCAAGCTCACATACAA gttgCTATCCTACCCTACAAACTTGATCAATGCCACGGACACACGTCGAGGCATCGCCAAGGCTTTCAGCATGTGGAGCGACGTCTCGCCCTTCAGCTTCCGAGAGGTGCCAGCGGACCAGGAGGCGGACATTAAGATTG gcttcTACCCAGTCAACCACACCGACTGTCTGCAGTCCTACTTGCACCACTGTTTCGATGGAATCACGGGAGAATTGGCGCATGCATTTTTCCCGCCGACGGGTGAGATCCACTTCGACGATCACGAATACTGGATTCTGGGGAACATGCGCTTCAGCTGGAAGAAAG GGGTGTGGCTCACAGATCTCGTCCACGTGGCAACACATGAGATAGGCCACGTGCTGGGACTAATGCACTCCAGGGACTCGAAAGCGATTATGCACCTGAACGCAACACTGACTGGCCGCAAGCTCATCACGCAGGACGAGGTGTGGGGTTTGCATCGTCTCTATG GATGTTTGGACCGGTTCTTCATCTGTCCTGCATGGGCTCGGAAAGGCTATTGTGAAAGCAAGCGCAAGCTGATGCAGAAGCACTGCCCCTCCAGCTGTGATTTCTGTTACG AATTCCCTTTCCCAACTGTGGCTCCGACTCAGACACCCCCAAGGACCAAACACAAGTTTGTGGTTGAGGGGAAAAAGCTGACGTTCcgctgtgggaaaaaaatagcatcgAAGAAAGGCAAAGTATT CTGGTACAAGGACGGCGAGCTTCTGGAGTTCTCGCACCCAAACTACATCTCTCTGAAAAACGACCACATCGTTATCGTGGCCAACGCCATAAACGAGGGCACATACACCTGTATCGTGAAAAAGAAGGACAAAGTTCTCACCAAATACTCATGGAGGGTGCGTGTGCGATTCTGA